A section of the Rhizobium sp. Pop5 genome encodes:
- the typA gene encoding translational GTPase TypA, protein MALRNIAIIAHVDHGKTTLVDELLKQSGSFRENQRVAERVMDSNDLEKERGITILAKATSVEWKGVRINIVDTPGHADFGGEVERILSMVDGAIVLVDASEGPMPQTKFVVGKALKVGLRPIVAINKIDRPDGRHEEVINEVFDLFANLDATDEQLDFPILYGSGRDGWMNVNPEGPKDQGLAPLLDLVLKHVPEPTVEEGPFRMIGTILEANPFLGRIITGRIASGSIKPNQAVKVLGQDGKLIETGRISKILAFRGIERTAIEEAHAGDIVAIAGLSKGTVADTFCDPAVSEAMKAQPIDPPTVTMSFIVNDSPLAGTEGDKVTSRVIRDRLFKEAEGNVALKIEEAEGKDSFYVSGRGELQLAVLIETMRREGFELAVSRPRVVMHKDESGQLLEPIEEVVVDVDEEHSGVVVQKMSERKAEMVELRPSGGNRLRLRFYAPTRGLIGYQSELLTDTRGTAIMNRLFHDYQPYKGVIGGRVNGVLLANASGEAVAYAMFNLEDRGPMIIEPGEKVYAGMIIGIHSRDNDLEVNVLKGKQLTNIRAAGKDEAVKLTPPIRMTLDRALSWIQDDELMEVTPKNIRLRKMYLDANDRKRFEKSKAAL, encoded by the coding sequence ATGGCACTTCGCAACATCGCGATCATCGCGCACGTTGACCATGGCAAAACGACCCTCGTTGACGAGCTCCTGAAACAGTCCGGTTCGTTCCGCGAGAACCAGCGCGTTGCGGAACGCGTGATGGACTCGAACGACCTCGAAAAGGAACGCGGCATTACCATTCTCGCCAAGGCGACCTCGGTGGAATGGAAGGGTGTCCGTATCAACATCGTCGACACCCCCGGCCACGCCGACTTCGGCGGTGAAGTCGAGCGTATTCTGTCGATGGTGGATGGCGCGATCGTTCTCGTCGATGCCTCCGAAGGTCCGATGCCGCAGACCAAGTTCGTGGTCGGCAAGGCTCTGAAGGTCGGCCTTCGTCCGATCGTCGCGATCAACAAGATCGACCGTCCGGACGGCCGCCACGAAGAAGTCATCAACGAAGTCTTCGACCTTTTTGCAAATCTCGACGCGACCGACGAGCAGCTCGACTTCCCGATCCTCTACGGTTCCGGCCGTGACGGCTGGATGAACGTCAATCCGGAAGGCCCGAAGGATCAGGGTCTTGCACCGCTTCTCGACCTGGTGCTCAAGCATGTTCCGGAGCCGACCGTCGAAGAAGGCCCGTTCCGTATGATCGGTACGATCCTCGAAGCCAATCCCTTCCTCGGCCGTATCATCACCGGCCGCATCGCATCGGGCTCGATCAAGCCGAACCAGGCCGTCAAGGTTCTCGGCCAGGATGGCAAGCTGATCGAAACCGGCCGCATCTCCAAGATCCTCGCCTTCCGCGGCATCGAGCGCACGGCGATCGAAGAAGCACATGCGGGCGACATCGTCGCGATCGCCGGCCTCTCCAAGGGGACCGTCGCCGATACCTTCTGCGATCCGGCCGTCTCGGAGGCCATGAAAGCGCAGCCGATCGATCCGCCGACGGTCACCATGTCCTTTATCGTCAACGACAGCCCGCTGGCGGGCACCGAAGGCGACAAGGTGACGAGCCGTGTCATCCGCGACCGTCTCTTCAAGGAAGCTGAGGGCAACGTCGCCCTGAAGATCGAAGAAGCCGAAGGCAAGGATTCGTTCTACGTCTCCGGCCGCGGCGAACTTCAGCTCGCCGTTCTCATCGAAACCATGCGTCGCGAAGGCTTCGAGCTTGCCGTGTCGCGTCCGCGCGTCGTCATGCACAAGGATGAAAGCGGCCAGCTTCTGGAGCCGATCGAGGAAGTCGTCGTCGACGTCGACGAAGAACATTCCGGTGTCGTCGTGCAGAAGATGTCTGAGCGCAAGGCCGAAATGGTCGAGCTGCGTCCGTCGGGCGGCAATCGTCTTCGCCTGCGTTTCTACGCTCCGACCCGGGGCCTGATCGGTTACCAGTCGGAGCTGCTGACGGATACGCGTGGCACGGCGATCATGAACCGCCTGTTCCACGACTACCAGCCCTACAAGGGTGTGATCGGTGGCCGCGTCAATGGCGTGCTGCTCGCCAATGCTTCCGGCGAAGCCGTCGCCTATGCGATGTTCAACCTGGAAGATCGCGGCCCGATGATCATCGAGCCGGGCGAAAAGGTCTATGCCGGCATGATCATCGGCATCCATTCGCGCGACAACGACCTTGAAGTGAACGTCCTGAAGGGCAAGCAGCTCACCAACATCCGCGCCGCCGGCAAGGACGAAGCGGTGAAGCTGACGCCGCCGATTCGCATGACGCTTGATCGTGCGCTCTCCTGGATCCAGGACGACGAACTGATGGAAGTGACGCCGAAGAATATTCGCCTGCGCAAGATGTATCTTGACGCCAACGACCGCAAGCGCTTCGAAAAGTCGAAGGCTGCTCTCTAA
- a CDS encoding M3 family metallopeptidase, translating into MPSSHDFNPAVVNWDGLHGLPRFDALNDGDFAAAFEAALAEHEREIDEIAGNGDAPTFENTVVALEIAGDALSRVSALFWNRAGAHTNDVIQALEREISPKMSRHYSKIGMNAALFSRIDTLWEKRESLGLTLEQTRVLERHWKGFVKSGAKLEKAEQEQLAAINEKLAGLGTQFGQNVLADETAWALTLTEGAELDGLPEFLRDAMAAAARERGEEGKYAVTLSRSIIEPFLTFSERRDLREQAFKAWAARGANDGETDNRAVIKETLALRHEVARLLGYGNFAELKLDNTMAKTADAVNDLLKAVWARAVKRAGEEEIDIAALITEEGRNHEVMPWDWRHYAEKIRARKFDFSEAELKPYLQLEKIIDACFDVAGRLFGIRAVEKKDVPAYHPDVRVFEIRDRDNRLVALFLGDYFARSSKRSGAWMSSLQSQHKLELKNGRHGELPIIYNVCNFAKPAEGKPALLSLDDARTLFHEFGHALHGMLSDVTYPSVSGTGVSRDFVELPSQLYEHWLTVPAILKQYAVHFETGEPMPQVLLDKVLAARTFNAGFNTVEFTSSALVDMAFHTRDTVEDPMAVQAEVLAEIGMPKSIVMRHATPHFQHIFSGGYSAGYYSYMWSEVLDADAFAAFEETGDAFNGEMAKKLKENIYSSGGSVDPEDAYKGFRGKLPSPDAMLVKKGLATFEELTGSDA; encoded by the coding sequence ATGCCCTCTTCCCATGATTTCAATCCGGCTGTCGTCAACTGGGATGGCCTTCACGGCCTGCCGCGTTTCGATGCCTTGAACGACGGCGATTTTGCCGCCGCCTTCGAGGCGGCGCTGGCCGAGCATGAAAGGGAGATCGACGAGATCGCCGGAAACGGCGATGCGCCGACATTCGAGAATACGGTCGTGGCGCTGGAGATCGCGGGCGATGCGCTGTCGCGGGTCTCGGCGCTGTTCTGGAACAGAGCGGGTGCCCATACCAACGATGTCATCCAGGCGCTGGAGCGGGAGATCTCGCCGAAGATGTCGCGCCACTATTCGAAGATCGGCATGAACGCCGCGCTTTTCTCCCGCATAGATACGCTCTGGGAGAAACGCGAGAGCCTCGGCCTGACGCTCGAACAGACGCGCGTGTTGGAACGCCACTGGAAAGGCTTCGTCAAGTCGGGCGCCAAGCTCGAGAAGGCCGAGCAGGAACAGCTTGCCGCGATCAACGAAAAGCTGGCCGGGCTCGGCACGCAGTTTGGCCAGAACGTGCTGGCCGACGAGACGGCCTGGGCACTCACGCTTACCGAGGGCGCCGAACTCGACGGGCTGCCGGAATTTCTGCGCGACGCAATGGCGGCGGCGGCGCGCGAACGCGGCGAAGAGGGCAAATATGCGGTGACGCTGTCGCGCTCGATCATCGAGCCGTTCCTCACCTTTTCGGAACGCCGGGACCTGCGCGAACAGGCTTTCAAGGCGTGGGCGGCGCGTGGTGCAAACGACGGGGAGACGGACAACCGTGCCGTCATCAAGGAAACGCTGGCGCTACGCCATGAGGTGGCGAGGCTGCTCGGCTACGGCAATTTCGCCGAACTGAAGCTCGACAACACGATGGCCAAGACGGCCGATGCGGTGAACGACCTGCTCAAGGCCGTCTGGGCACGGGCAGTGAAACGCGCCGGCGAGGAAGAGATCGACATCGCGGCGCTGATCACCGAGGAAGGCCGGAACCACGAGGTGATGCCTTGGGACTGGCGGCACTACGCCGAAAAGATCCGGGCGCGGAAGTTCGATTTCTCCGAGGCCGAGCTCAAGCCCTATCTGCAGCTGGAGAAGATCATCGACGCCTGCTTCGACGTGGCCGGCCGGCTGTTCGGCATTCGCGCGGTCGAGAAGAAGGACGTGCCGGCCTATCACCCGGATGTCAGGGTCTTCGAAATCAGGGATCGCGACAACAGGTTGGTCGCCCTTTTCCTCGGCGACTATTTCGCCCGCAGTTCGAAACGCTCCGGCGCCTGGATGAGTTCGCTGCAATCGCAGCACAAGCTGGAGCTCAAGAATGGGCGCCACGGCGAATTGCCGATCATCTACAATGTCTGCAATTTCGCGAAGCCCGCTGAAGGCAAGCCGGCGCTGCTGTCGCTCGACGATGCCCGCACGCTGTTCCACGAATTCGGCCACGCGCTGCACGGCATGCTTTCCGATGTCACCTACCCCTCAGTGTCCGGCACCGGCGTTTCGCGCGATTTCGTGGAGCTGCCCTCGCAGCTCTACGAGCACTGGCTCACGGTTCCTGCCATCCTCAAGCAATATGCCGTGCACTTCGAAACCGGCGAGCCGATGCCGCAGGTTCTGCTCGACAAGGTGCTGGCAGCCCGCACCTTCAACGCCGGCTTCAATACCGTCGAATTCACTTCCTCGGCGTTGGTAGATATGGCGTTTCACACGCGTGACACCGTCGAGGATCCGATGGCGGTGCAGGCCGAGGTGCTGGCCGAGATCGGCATGCCGAAATCGATCGTCATGCGCCATGCCACACCGCACTTCCAGCATATTTTCTCCGGCGGCTATTCGGCCGGCTATTACTCTTACATGTGGTCGGAGGTGCTCGATGCCGATGCCTTCGCCGCTTTCGAGGAGACCGGAGACGCCTTCAACGGCGAGATGGCAAAGAAACTCAAGGAAAACATCTATTCCAGCGGCGGTTCCGTCGATCCCGAGGACGCCTACAAGGGCTTCCGCGGCAAGCTGCCGAGCCCGGATGCGATGCTGGTGAAGAAGGGGCTTGCGACCTTCGAGGAATTGACAGGCAGCGACGCTTAA
- a CDS encoding LysE family translocator — MTQSLLFGAFLAALFYVLIPGPAFLQLLGIGAGQGRKAGAFFMMGHLVGDIIWSSLALIAIVGAKTIGTFVFDLLGLACGFYLAWIGWSAVNAKPKAEGQGLVMVERPFRRGLIFGVTNPKGYPVALATFTALVAGSAGALDFEALPVLLGVSFVGFVTADIILIGIIGAGAVRRFYRAHERLIVRCSGVLFMGFAAQALWHATPGLLGWRRA, encoded by the coding sequence ATGACGCAGTCTCTGCTCTTCGGCGCCTTCCTGGCGGCGCTTTTCTATGTGCTCATCCCTGGACCGGCTTTCCTGCAGCTGCTCGGCATCGGCGCCGGGCAGGGGCGCAAGGCTGGCGCCTTCTTCATGATGGGGCATCTGGTCGGAGATATCATCTGGTCGTCGCTGGCGCTGATCGCGATCGTTGGGGCCAAGACGATCGGAACCTTCGTCTTCGACCTGCTCGGCCTTGCATGCGGCTTCTATCTTGCCTGGATCGGCTGGAGCGCCGTCAATGCCAAGCCGAAAGCGGAGGGGCAGGGCCTTGTCATGGTCGAGCGACCGTTTCGCCGCGGGCTGATTTTCGGCGTCACCAATCCGAAGGGTTATCCGGTGGCTCTCGCCACCTTCACGGCGCTGGTTGCGGGCTCAGCCGGCGCGCTCGATTTCGAGGCCTTGCCGGTGCTTCTCGGTGTATCCTTCGTGGGTTTCGTAACCGCCGATATCATCCTGATCGGCATCATCGGCGCTGGCGCGGTCCGCCGTTTCTATCGCGCGCATGAGCGGCTGATCGTGCGTTGCTCCGGCGTGCTCTTCATGGGATTTGCCGCCCAGGCGCTATGGCACGCGACCCCCGGTCTTCTTGGTTGGCGCAGGGCCTGA
- a CDS encoding adenylate/guanylate cyclase domain-containing protein produces MSEVDVLFATLRQAADPRTVECIENVVMHGLDRDLNRINALAFAAKHHLDEEKTIAAFLHAARIGAFEMTWNVLCPGCGGVLDSGATLKGVVQDTYHCALCAAGYEPTLDEMVEVTFTVSPRVRRIAAHDPDRLSPPEYYRQIFFSSGVDLPEDLEAKFERIMLEMIELAPGEKAFVSLQLPAQFVIIFDAVTHSAQFIDVKGEPTSERQNLSMVISRAHALNETLTLRPGLLRLTLENHTDRRVVPNVCIAGDELHDLLGRRRPFLTAKRLLTNQSFRDIYRTDTLDVDQRLKITSLTFLFTDLRGSTALYERVGDLAAFDLVRAHFRVLHEIVATEAGAVVKTIGDAVMATFPSPDRAVAAALRMRQAMLRLNTEHGSDDLLLKIGIHEGPCLAVNLNDRQDYFGQTVNIASRVQGLADPNVIMTTEAIVGDARVSDILRDSGISSASRMEELQGIGREVRIFALS; encoded by the coding sequence ATGAGCGAAGTGGACGTGCTTTTTGCCACATTACGACAAGCGGCCGACCCGCGGACGGTTGAATGCATCGAGAACGTGGTCATGCATGGCTTGGATCGCGATCTCAATCGCATCAATGCGCTCGCCTTTGCAGCTAAGCACCACCTCGACGAAGAGAAAACGATCGCAGCGTTTCTCCATGCCGCGCGCATAGGCGCGTTCGAGATGACGTGGAATGTCCTCTGCCCAGGATGCGGCGGCGTCCTCGACAGCGGCGCAACCCTCAAAGGGGTCGTCCAGGACACTTACCATTGCGCGCTCTGCGCGGCCGGATACGAGCCGACCCTCGACGAGATGGTCGAGGTGACCTTCACGGTCAGTCCGCGCGTGCGCAGGATTGCCGCCCATGACCCCGATCGATTGTCTCCGCCTGAGTATTATCGTCAGATCTTTTTCAGCTCCGGTGTCGACTTGCCGGAGGATCTGGAAGCGAAATTCGAACGCATTATGCTGGAGATGATCGAACTGGCTCCGGGCGAGAAGGCTTTCGTCTCACTGCAACTGCCGGCGCAATTCGTCATCATCTTCGATGCGGTAACACACTCGGCACAATTCATCGACGTGAAAGGCGAGCCGACCAGCGAGCGCCAGAACCTCTCGATGGTCATCAGTCGCGCGCATGCGCTGAACGAAACGCTGACGCTGCGCCCCGGCCTGCTACGGCTCACCCTCGAAAACCACACCGATCGCAGAGTGGTGCCGAACGTCTGTATCGCAGGAGATGAGCTGCATGATCTGCTCGGCCGCAGGCGGCCTTTTCTGACAGCCAAGCGTCTGCTGACGAACCAGAGCTTCCGGGATATCTACCGGACCGACACTCTCGACGTCGATCAACGCCTCAAGATCACAAGCCTGACGTTCCTCTTCACTGACCTGCGCGGTTCGACGGCTCTTTACGAGCGCGTCGGAGACCTTGCCGCTTTCGATCTGGTGAGAGCGCATTTCAGGGTTCTTCATGAAATTGTCGCGACAGAGGCCGGAGCGGTCGTCAAAACTATCGGCGATGCGGTCATGGCGACCTTTCCGAGTCCGGACCGCGCGGTAGCGGCGGCGCTGCGGATGCGCCAGGCGATGCTCCGATTGAATACCGAACACGGCAGCGACGACCTTCTCCTGAAGATCGGCATTCATGAGGGGCCATGCCTGGCGGTCAACCTGAACGACCGGCAAGACTACTTCGGCCAGACCGTCAACATCGCCTCCCGCGTCCAGGGCCTTGCCGATCCGAATGTGATCATGACGACGGAAGCGATTGTCGGGGACGCCCGAGTTTCAGATATCCTGCGCGACAGCGGCATTTCATCGGCCTCCCGAATGGAAGAGCTTCAGGGCATCGGGAGAGAGGTAAGAATCTTCGCCCTGTCCTAA
- a CDS encoding argininosuccinate synthase encodes MASYKDVKKVVLAYSGGLDTSIILKWLQAELGAEVVTFTADLGQGEELEPARKKAEMLGIKEIYIEDVREEFVRDFVFPMFRANAVYEGVYLLGTSIARPLISKHLIDIARKTGADAIAHGATGKGNDQVRFELSAYALNPDIKIIAPWRDWSFKSRTDLLAFAEQHQIPVAKDKKGEAPFSVDANLLHSSSEGKVLEDPAQEAPEYVHMRTISPEAAPDKATTIKVGFRKGDAVSINGVEMSPATLLATLNNYGRDNGIGRLDLVENRFVGMKSRGVYETPGGTILLSAHRAIESITLDRGAAHLKDEIMPRYAELIYYGFWFSPEREMLQALIDKSQEHVEGEVTLKLYKGNVMVIGRESEKSLYSDKLVTFEDDQGAYDQKDAAGFIKLNALRLRTLGKRNLAK; translated from the coding sequence ATGGCATCATACAAAGACGTGAAGAAAGTCGTGCTCGCCTATTCCGGCGGCCTCGACACCTCGATCATCCTGAAGTGGCTGCAGGCGGAACTCGGCGCAGAAGTCGTCACCTTCACCGCCGATCTAGGTCAGGGCGAAGAGCTGGAGCCGGCGCGCAAGAAGGCCGAGATGCTCGGCATCAAGGAGATCTATATCGAGGACGTGCGCGAGGAATTCGTGCGCGATTTCGTCTTCCCGATGTTCCGCGCCAATGCCGTCTATGAAGGCGTCTATCTGCTCGGCACCTCGATCGCCCGTCCGCTGATTTCCAAGCACCTAATCGATATCGCCCGCAAGACGGGCGCGGATGCGATTGCCCATGGCGCGACCGGCAAGGGCAACGATCAGGTCCGTTTCGAGCTTTCCGCCTATGCCCTGAACCCCGATATCAAGATCATCGCGCCGTGGCGTGATTGGTCCTTCAAGAGCCGCACCGACCTGCTCGCCTTCGCCGAGCAGCATCAGATCCCGGTTGCCAAGGACAAAAAGGGCGAGGCTCCTTTCTCCGTCGACGCCAACCTGCTGCACTCCTCTTCCGAGGGCAAGGTTCTGGAAGATCCGGCGCAGGAAGCGCCTGAGTATGTGCATATGCGCACGATCTCGCCTGAAGCGGCCCCCGATAAGGCGACGACAATCAAGGTCGGCTTCCGCAAGGGCGATGCTGTGTCGATCAACGGTGTCGAAATGTCTCCGGCGACGCTGCTCGCAACGCTCAACAATTACGGCCGCGACAACGGCATCGGCCGCCTCGACCTCGTCGAGAACCGCTTTGTCGGCATGAAGTCGCGCGGCGTCTACGAGACACCAGGCGGAACAATCCTGCTTTCGGCGCATCGCGCCATCGAATCGATCACGCTCGACCGTGGTGCCGCCCATCTCAAGGATGAGATCATGCCGCGTTACGCCGAGCTGATCTATTACGGCTTCTGGTTCTCGCCAGAGCGCGAGATGCTGCAGGCGCTGATCGACAAGAGCCAGGAACATGTCGAAGGCGAGGTGACGCTGAAGCTCTACAAGGGCAATGTCATGGTCATCGGCCGCGAAAGCGAAAAGTCGCTCTATTCCGACAAGCTCGTCACTTTCGAGGACGATCAGGGCGCCTACGACCAGAAGGATGCGGCCGGCTTCATCAAGCTCAACGCGCTGCGCCTGCGCACGCTCGGCAAGCGGAACCTCGCGAAGTAA
- a CDS encoding SDR family NAD(P)-dependent oxidoreductase, giving the protein MTNIQDIFKKSNVAVITGGASGIGFAAAKHFAKAGMSVVIADLGGDRLAAAADELKAIAGEEDVMAVETDVASRDSLEALERAVIQRFGRVHVLMNNAGIGPETSIFSPQANWDHIFAVNLMGVINGTRTFGPKMLSHGEPGLIINTGSKQGITTPPGNPAYNISKAGVKVFTEALEHELRNTEGAKISAHLLIPGFVFTGLTKGDRADKPAGAWTPEQTIDFMVESLERGDFYILCPDNDVARPVDERRMAWAAGDIIENRPPLSRWHKDYADKFKAFLEQK; this is encoded by the coding sequence GTGACGAATATTCAAGACATTTTCAAGAAGTCCAATGTTGCCGTGATCACCGGCGGCGCTTCCGGCATCGGCTTTGCCGCTGCAAAACACTTTGCCAAGGCCGGCATGAGCGTCGTCATCGCCGACCTCGGCGGCGATCGGCTGGCAGCGGCCGCCGACGAGCTCAAGGCGATTGCCGGCGAGGAAGATGTGATGGCGGTCGAGACCGATGTCGCCAGCAGGGACTCGCTGGAGGCGCTCGAGCGGGCCGTCATTCAGCGTTTCGGCCGCGTGCATGTGCTGATGAACAATGCCGGCATCGGCCCGGAAACCTCGATCTTCAGCCCGCAGGCGAACTGGGACCATATCTTCGCCGTCAACCTGATGGGCGTCATCAACGGCACGCGCACCTTCGGCCCGAAGATGCTGTCGCACGGCGAGCCCGGCCTCATCATCAATACCGGCTCCAAGCAGGGCATCACCACGCCGCCCGGCAATCCCGCCTACAACATCTCCAAGGCAGGTGTGAAGGTGTTTACCGAGGCGTTGGAGCACGAGCTGCGCAACACCGAAGGCGCGAAGATCTCGGCGCATCTCCTCATCCCAGGCTTCGTCTTCACCGGCCTCACCAAGGGCGACCGCGCGGATAAGCCGGCTGGTGCCTGGACGCCGGAGCAGACCATCGACTTCATGGTCGAAAGCCTCGAACGCGGCGATTTCTACATTCTCTGCCCCGACAACGACGTTGCCCGCCCGGTCGACGAGCGCCGCATGGCCTGGGCTGCCGGCGACATCATCGAAAACCGTCCGCCGCTGTCACGCTGGCACAAGGACTATGCCGATAAGTTCAAGGCCTTCCTGGAACAGAAGTGA
- a CDS encoding LysE family translocator, which yields MDFLPSLPTLLAFAAATLLLAATPGPDMTLSISRALAQGKKAALFVVVGTSLGIVVHTMLVAFGISALITASPTAFLMLKTGGAAYLFWLAVQAIRFGSKLTVAKVEGQKGTALANISSGFWVNLLNPKVIIFFMTFLPQFVSAGDPAVTQKLLFLGLCFILIGMPVNASVIFAADWLTSWLQSNKKVLRGMDYTFAGVFSIFAAKILLTQAK from the coding sequence ATGGATTTCCTGCCCAGCCTGCCGACCCTCCTCGCCTTTGCCGCAGCGACGCTCCTGCTCGCGGCGACCCCGGGGCCCGACATGACGCTGTCGATCAGCCGTGCGCTGGCCCAGGGCAAGAAGGCTGCCCTCTTCGTCGTCGTCGGCACCAGTCTTGGCATCGTCGTCCACACCATGCTGGTCGCCTTTGGCATTTCGGCGCTGATCACCGCTTCGCCGACCGCCTTCCTGATGCTGAAGACCGGCGGCGCGGCCTATCTGTTCTGGCTGGCTGTGCAGGCGATCCGCTTCGGCTCGAAGCTCACCGTCGCCAAGGTCGAGGGGCAGAAGGGCACCGCGCTTGCCAACATCTCCTCCGGCTTCTGGGTCAACCTTCTAAACCCGAAGGTCATCATCTTCTTCATGACCTTTCTGCCGCAATTCGTCAGCGCCGGCGATCCCGCCGTCACGCAGAAGCTGCTTTTCCTTGGGCTTTGCTTCATACTGATCGGCATGCCCGTCAATGCCAGCGTGATCTTTGCCGCCGACTGGCTCACTTCCTGGCTGCAGAGCAATAAGAAGGTGCTGCGCGGCATGGACTATACCTTCGCCGGCGTCTTCTCGATCTTCGCAGCCAAGATCCTGCTCACCCAGGCAAAATAG
- a CDS encoding ABC transporter ATP-binding protein — protein MISVKDIKVVFGRGTPLQKQALNGVSLTIEQGSFVTVIGSNGAGKSTLLGVLAGDVIPSEGQVLIGKNDVTRKSTAARAGLVARVFQDPLTGSCGSLSIEENLALAARRGERRGLAPALGGVRRDDFRGRIAELNLGLENRLKDRMDLLSGGQRQAVSLVMATLAGSEVLLLDEHTAALDPGMAEFVMNLTQKIVAERKLTTMMVTHSMRQALDYGHRTIMLHGGEIVLDVAGDNRKNLQVEDLIAMFRKMRGQTLDDDALLIG, from the coding sequence ATGATCAGCGTCAAGGACATCAAGGTCGTTTTCGGGCGCGGCACGCCGCTGCAGAAGCAGGCGCTGAACGGCGTCAGCCTGACCATCGAGCAAGGCTCCTTTGTCACCGTCATCGGCTCGAACGGCGCGGGCAAATCGACATTGCTCGGCGTACTCGCCGGCGACGTCATTCCGAGCGAAGGGCAGGTGCTGATCGGCAAGAACGACGTCACGCGCAAATCGACGGCGGCGCGCGCCGGTCTGGTGGCGCGTGTGTTCCAGGATCCGCTGACGGGAAGCTGCGGCTCGTTGTCGATCGAGGAAAACCTCGCTCTGGCTGCGCGGCGCGGCGAAAGGCGAGGGCTTGCGCCGGCGCTCGGTGGTGTCAGACGCGACGACTTCAGGGGGCGGATTGCCGAGCTCAATCTCGGGCTGGAAAACCGGCTGAAGGACCGCATGGATCTGCTTTCGGGCGGGCAGCGGCAGGCCGTTTCCCTTGTCATGGCAACGCTTGCCGGATCGGAAGTTCTGCTGCTCGACGAACATACGGCGGCGCTCGATCCTGGGATGGCCGAGTTCGTGATGAACCTTACGCAGAAGATCGTCGCCGAGCGCAAGCTGACGACGATGATGGTGACGCACTCCATGCGTCAGGCGCTGGATTACGGCCACCGCACGATCATGCTGCATGGCGGCGAGATCGTCCTCGACGTGGCAGGCGATAACAGAAAGAACCTGCAGGTCGAGGATCTGATCGCCATGTTCCGCAAGATGCGCGGCCAGACGCTGGATGACGATGCTTTGCTGATTGGCTGA
- a CDS encoding ABC transporter permease codes for MSQIAFWGAVELGLVYSFVALGVYLAFRVLDFPDLTVDGSFPLGAAVTAVLIIAGVNAWLAALIAMAAGAGAGMVTALLNVRFKILNLLASILTMIALFSVNLRVMGKPNVALINADTMISPFFGHGLRDFYVRPLFVGVLVVVALILVWRFLESDAGLAMRATGANARMARAQGVDTSRQIYLGMAISNALVALGGALFAQTNGFADVTSGVGTIVVGLAAVIIGETLLGRRGLLMALIGCVLGSIVYRIAIQLALSSDVIGLQASDLNFVTAVLVTVALILPRLRRGAAS; via the coding sequence TTGAGCCAAATCGCATTCTGGGGGGCCGTCGAGCTCGGCTTGGTCTATTCCTTCGTCGCTCTCGGCGTCTATCTCGCCTTCCGCGTCCTCGATTTTCCTGATCTGACGGTGGACGGCTCCTTTCCGCTCGGTGCGGCGGTAACCGCGGTGCTGATCATTGCCGGCGTCAATGCATGGCTTGCGGCGCTGATCGCCATGGCGGCGGGTGCCGGTGCAGGCATGGTGACGGCGCTGCTCAATGTGCGCTTCAAGATCCTCAACCTGCTCGCCTCGATCCTGACGATGATCGCGCTCTTTTCCGTCAACCTGAGGGTGATGGGCAAACCCAACGTCGCGCTCATCAATGCCGATACGATGATCAGCCCGTTCTTCGGCCACGGGCTTCGCGATTTCTACGTGCGGCCGCTCTTCGTTGGCGTGCTTGTGGTCGTTGCCCTCATCCTGGTCTGGCGCTTTCTCGAAAGCGATGCCGGGCTTGCCATGCGGGCGACCGGCGCCAATGCCAGAATGGCGCGTGCGCAAGGCGTCGACACCAGCCGGCAGATCTACCTCGGCATGGCGATTTCCAACGCGCTGGTGGCGCTCGGCGGCGCATTGTTTGCCCAGACGAACGGCTTTGCCGACGTCACCTCGGGCGTCGGTACGATCGTCGTGGGGCTTGCCGCCGTCATCATCGGCGAGACGCTGCTGGGGCGCCGGGGGCTGCTGATGGCGTTGATCGGCTGCGTACTCGGCTCGATCGTCTATCGCATCGCCATCCAACTGGCGCTTTCGAGTGACGTCATCGGCTTGCAGGCCTCCGACCTCAATTTCGTCACGGCGGTGCTGGTGACCGTGGCACTCATTCTTCCCCGTCTTCGCCGAGGTGCCGCATCATGA